The nucleotide sequence GgcacactccccccaccccagacccgaaatccaccacctcctccccccaactcGCCGGCGCAGTACCAGTGAGGAGAAACCACACGCCTGACTGGGGACGTGGCACCTTTGTCAgctagagagagacacacaggatTACCTGTAGAAGGGCAGTGGttgttggggagggggaaggaaggtcTCTAGGTGAGATGGCCAGGGACAGACAATCACCATGACAGTGGCCACCACTTTTATTGCACACCTGCCACGTGCCTGGTCCCTCCATACACGATGGCATGTGGTCCTCACGATCCAGTTCACAGCACGTGACTGTGACTCTccagaaaccgaggctcagagaggttcagtcaCGTGCCGCAGGCCCCCAGCTGGTGAGTGGTAAATGTGGGGATTCCAGTCCAGTCCCGGCACTTCCTGGAGCCTGTGTCCTTTCACTTTGTCACCCATTACTCTCCTCAGTGAACAGTTGCCAGGATGGTCTCTGGGCTAGGCAGGTTAACAGTCATTCCCGGAGCTCCCTCGCAGGTGTTACAAGGCAAGGTTGCATCTGAGGGGTGTCGGGAATAAGGGCCAAGAGTCTTCAGGGATCCCAGAGAAAGGCAGGGTCACACACCCCCACTTCTGAGGAGACACCCCCATGCCTTCCTGTGGCAGGGGGACACGTGGGCTCTTCAGCACAGGTCACGCAGCCCCACAGAGGGTCGGACGGTCCTGGGGAGATGGACAGATTCGCACACTCCCCGGCATGTGTCCGTGCAAGCACACACCCACCCATGCACACCGACAGCCTGGTGCAGCCCTGTGGCTGCTGGGGTAGGGGGCGGAAAGGGGAATTGGGACTTGGTCAGATGAGGCTGGCGATGCTGGACGTGGTCTCGTGACGCTGGCCAGCAGACAGCCGGCCCGAGATGCTGAAGGTGCTGCCGTGGCCGCCGTGGTCACCAGGGGTGGCGGGGGCGGCTGCGTGGAGGGGAGGACAGTGTCCACTCAGGCCCACTTGGTACAGCAGCAAGCCCAGCAGCAGAAGGGAGCCTGTGGCAGCCAGGCCGATGCCCACTGACAGCATGGCAGCCAGcggccgggccggggcgggggcggcggccaGCCCGGCCAGCGTCAGGCCGGTGACCAGCACCACCAGGCCGCTGAGCAGCACCACGAGCGCATCGGCACCTCCGCCGCTCCGCAGCAGGGCCACGTGGTGGGGCTGGCGCAGACAGTTCATGTCCTGCACGGCCGAGCTCATCAGCTGCTTGACCAGCACCAGGAGGGCCAGCAGGCAGAGCACTGTGCCCGTCGCCAGCCGCCACTCGCCGGAGCGGCTGCTGGTGGAGGACAGCAGCGCCACGCCACCCGCCCCACAGCCCGCCACCAGGACCACGGCCACGGCGAAGCAAAGTGCCGAGCGCCGTGGCTGCTGGGACCACCACAGCTCTACCTGCTCTCCCAGCATGTCTGGGGGCAGCCCCCTCGGGCCCGGCGGGGCTGGAGCCTCTCTTTCAGACATGgccggggggcaggggagagggcagagggcagtGTCAGGGGTTAGAGGGTGTGGGTCATGGCCTAGAGCCCCCACCACCTGCTTGGCAGCTAGAGGCCCAGAGTCCCGTTCCTCTCCCCGTCCGGGGTGTGGTCACCATCACCTGCAGGGGGGATCACACCTGTTACCTCCCCAAACAACTCACCCTTTATGGTCTCTCCTGGGAGCCTTGGGGATGATCCCTGGGaatcctccccagtgtcccccgacagccccctccccagcactGTCACTCGGGAATGCTTCTCCAATGATCCCAGGAGAGTTCCcccacataacacatcccccaccccctccagggaagcccctggcccagcccctgacctctctggctctctcagTTGCCTGTCCCATCCCGGCTGGCCGAAGGAGCTGGTGTCACAGTGGATGATAGGACCAAGAGCAGAGATAAAGCCTCATTCAGGATCTGCCTCACATGGCCTCAGCTGTCACCACTGGCTCCTGGGGGGAgggttgtggggagggagggggcttaTGACTTAACCCTTCTGGAACCAGCAGCCTGACCCTGAACCTTCTTTCTTGGGACTACAGCTACTTCTCTGTGGGTCAGGATCTAATCCctaactcttcccttcccccacatctCATCTGATTTCCTACCCACAGCTGCTGGTGCCCCGATCCCTCTCTCCCCCAAACCGGGATCTCCCTCCTAAGCTCCAGACCCATAAGCCAATCCTCACCTTCATGTTCCCTAGTCGTCTCTGATGCAACACTTCCCGGCCCAAGCTCCGTCATCTTAGCCTagaccttctcctcctcctcctcctcctcctgtgccTTACTTCCTTGTGAAGTGCACATCCCAGGGAGGCCACCTGTAAACCTCTCTCCACACGGTCCCTGCTTCCATCCCCACGCCTCCTGCCCCATCATCCCCACCCAagcccctctttctgcctcctttctccattct is from Meles meles chromosome 1, mMelMel3.1 paternal haplotype, whole genome shotgun sequence and encodes:
- the TMEM125 gene encoding transmembrane protein 125; translation: MSEREAPAPPGPRGLPPDMLGEQVELWWSQQPRRSALCFAVAVVLVAGCGAGGVALLSSTSSRSGEWRLATGTVLCLLALLVLVKQLMSSAVQDMNCLRQPHHVALLRSGGGADALVVLLSGLVVLVTGLTLAGLAAAPAPARPLAAMLSVGIGLAATGSLLLLGLLLYQVGLSGHCPPLHAAAPATPGDHGGHGSTFSISGRLSAGQRHETTSSIASLI